GCGCGTGGATCTCTCCCACCAAAGTAGTCAGACGCATGGCATAGTCGTTCACCGATTCAGTTTTCTCCATCTGCAACTTGTGAAATTGGCGCTTCAGCACTTGTGCCCGAGCCTTCGTGACACGATTTTATTCAATCCTCATCTCTTTGAGTGCATTCCACGCCTCTCTTGCCGTCTCAAACTCCGCCAATGTCATCAGCACAGAATCCGGCGCAGACTGGGCTATGGCGGCCATGGCACCTTCGTCGCACTCCTCGTCGACGTCGTCGTCCGTAATGGCATCCCACACTCGAAGGGTTCGGAGAATGATCTTCATCTTCACTGCCCACACGCCGTAGTTGGCATCGGTGAGCATCGGGTACTGGATGGGGATGTTGCGATGCACCT
The sequence above is a segment of the Triticum dicoccoides isolate Atlit2015 ecotype Zavitan unplaced genomic scaffold, WEW_v2.0 scaffold200246, whole genome shotgun sequence genome. Coding sequences within it:
- the LOC119345038 gene encoding uncharacterized protein LOC119345038; amino-acid sequence: MRLDVHVLGTVHQSSDKESVKSGNGGSKANMNGDKVNKSGKSATSDGGTGGANVQVHRNIPIQYPMLTDANYGVWAVKMKIILRTLRVWDAITDDDVDEECDEGAMAAIAQSAPDSVLMTLAEFETAREAWNALKEMRIE